The sequence AACTACTTTATTAATTTGCAAAGAGATGCGCATAGCACAAGAAGGACTTTTGTTCTTTTCCTTCTCCATCAATCGGAGCTGTGCAGCTTTCTGTAGAGCCATCCTCAGAGATGCAGATGCTACTTTTCTGGATTTTTGAGCATTTAGTAGCTCTTTCTTCAGTCTTTGCACCTGCAGAAAGTTGCTTTTAATAAGCCCTCAAACTTGATACACCTTTTATCCCTATTATTGTAATGAAATCTATACATTTCAAAGCAAAACTCCAAGAAATCTGTTAACTTCATGGTCTCCACTACCAAAGTGACACAAGTTACCATGTGCAAACTATCAGAAGTAGGTTGTGTGTGTCAAAATGAATGGGCGGTTGGGCTGCATACTGGGGCATATAGGGGTTTTAGAACATGGAGTCTAAGCAAAACACACCCACTTCTGTTTAGGCTTGGACAGGTTAGGTTCAGGTGGGTAGGTGGTCAACATCTGCTTGGAGCTACTTGCAAATACCTTTTTTTGGTATCAGTGGAAGTTACTATtttcacccaaaaaaaaaaagaagaatctCTTACCTTTGCACCACAAAGACTTCTATTTCACCAAAAAGACAGTAAAACTGTCAAAATTCTTTACCATCTTTACGTAATTACTTTCTTTTAAATTACACTGTTAATTGAACTCctgaaaaacaaaaggaaaataagGCAAATAACTATAATAGAGCTCTCTAAACACCATTCAAGAAATGGCTTGACACACTGCCAGCATTTAAAACATAGACGAATGAGAATGACAGCACTCCAAAGCAAACAAAAGGTCATACCCAGTCACTTTTCACCTGGAAATAATCCATGTGAATCAtcaaaaatttgagaagaaaatgATAAGCATATGCAACTCAACTATAACTTTTCAGTGAAAACGTAACAGTAAAACTGAAATCAAGAGAAGAAAAGCCTTGACATCAAGGTATTTCTTGGGCTTATTACACAAAACCACATTTGCATCACTATAGCACATAGGAAGATTGCTTTAAAACCCTCTAAAGGGAGAAGAGAAATCTCAAAGCAACCAGAAACTTGAATGAGAGAGGTGAAGCAAGCTTATTTCATGGCATGGTACTCACAAAATTCGGTAAATTGAAGTTGAATTGCTTATGATATGTGGAGAAAGTACGATAAGAAAAGTCCACCATTcatgtttattttttcttttttcggcaGGTTTTCACGATCCATCATCATTAATATCCAACTCAGACAAATCGTTTTTAGCCTATATGCACACATTATGTATTTTATAGGCAGTTGGACCAGGCAAGGCATATGATCGGATGAGGTCGTGATTGTTATCAATAATCGCCCCTCATATTACTTAAATAAGTCCGAAAAATGATAGTGCTCGGGAAAAACCCCTTGATTCAACTGGAAGAACATTGGAAATTGGTAGAATCACGTAGTGATGGGACTGAGTTACTATTGCAAGAGAATTTGTGACCTATTTGCCTGTTCTGACTAATGACCATGGAAGACAATAAAGGAATCAGCCTAGGTGAACAATAAGTATTGAACTCTGCCTCAGGATCACCCGATTGACACTCCAGGCCCAACAAAACGGACACGATGTGAGAACCAAGGTATGTCGAGGAGGACAGTTAGTTAGCCCTTTCTGGGCCCTAATTCTCAATAGCTTCCAACACGGGATCTCAACTTTTCATTTCAAGCTAAACCATGGGCATGGATCTCAAAATCTTGCCAAATTAAAAATCGTAGCTTTCCTACAGAAGTCCAATGTCATTTTACCAGTCGATGGCATTGAATGATATTCCATGCTATAGTGGCAACCGTGCCAGGTAGAAACAATTAGTCAAGAGTACATATCATAGGCTAAGGCTTATGCAATCATTTCAGAATCAACTTGTCAAACAGGAAAAGGACTTATGTCATATTTCACATCTAACAATCTTAAAGTACTTCAGAAAGTGCTGTCTTACCAAAATGGACCTTCCCCCACTAATAATCCAAAGATCGCCTTCCTTTACTGGGTTCCTGTCCACAGATGCATCATTATAAAGAGATAATTTCCTAATATCATCCTGGATCAACTTCTGCGCTCTTTCTTTCTGTTCAAGGTTCACTCTTGCCAGTTCTACTTCTTCAACACCATCAGGTACAACTTCATCAGCCTCCTCTTCAACATCTTCATCGTCACCTGCCGGATATGACAGGCTAACTTTTCGAGGCCTGATTTAGGAATCTCAATTAATTCCCTCAAAGATTTAAGATAAAGCTATGGAGATGCAACTCATCACATCCAAGTATAATAATAGAGGCTTCTGAGGAACAAAATGAGGGATGGGTTGCACTTATCCAAAAGCATGTTAAGCACAATAATAGGTTTATAGTAATTTTAGTAATTAGAGATCTTAAAAACTGTGCTTACTTTGGAAGCCGGGCAAATAGAAGATTGGTCAACACATCTAGCATAACTTGGAACTGGCGGGATGTCATTGTTGCTGTTATATTATGTGAATTGAATGAAAGCTCCTTCAAAGGTTTCACCTGTGATAATACATAATCACGATTGAGAATCAAGCGATGAaaacatcattatcaaaacaTATGATGCAACAAAGAATTGGTCTAATAAGACAGAGTTCTCACAACATAAACCAACATGATCAGGTTATCACAAATTCAGAAACAACGCATACATACCTTCAAGTCTGCGGTTGCACCTTTATGCCTAGTATAGCGGAAGTACATATCACAAGGCATAAAAACTCTCTCCAGTAAAGCTCCAGTGCGCTTCACTTTCGGTGAGCTTCTCCGAATTTTAGGAAGCCACTGCAGTCCAGCCCCTGGATCTACGTCAGTTGGGGCAACATGTGCCTGCACATGTTCTAACATCACAGAGTACTCCATGCGATTCCATGTCATTTCAGGTTGAGATTCACGAATTTGAACATTTCCTCCACCTAGAGCTTGTTCAATCACTTCATagccaatggaaagaactgaaTGGAATGAACGAGCTAAAACACGGCCACTGACAGCAGCTAACAGAAATCTACCCTGTCAAAACAAAGAAAGGTGCCAATGCATTAGCATCAACGAAAAAGTAAAGCTTTTCAATAAAGTTGAGACAATTAGTTGTCCGCTTTCTTCTGCATTTAGGATTACTGGTAGACATGATCTTGGATTACCACTTTCAATTTGACATGGCTAAGAAGTTAAGAGACATTTAGTCTTACAAGACTAAGGTACTTCACACCTTCAAGCAGTCAATGCTGCAGGATAAAAATAACTTAGAGGCACTTGGTAAACATGATGTGGTCATGAAGATAGTGTTGTCCCTCAATATTGTGTATCTTTTTATCACaaccttccattttcctttactAATCAAAAAAACATTGTTTTATCTTTATCAATTAGTTGAAATAGAGATATCTAATCTTAGAGATAAGGTTTAATGAAATCTTATGTTTTCCGTTAAATATAGAGTTCTTTGAGAGTTCAAAATTGTTAAGAACTCGATCTCATATAAGTAGGACCTTCATGTACTCTGTACAGGAAACTTGATGAATAACATCCGATATATCGATTTGGTATTAAAATCCTACTCCCCCCCCCCTCTCCTCCCTCTtgttcttctcttttcttctttgctctctctctctctctctctctttgttcTTCTCTTCTTTCTCCCCTTCAGATTTATTTCTGTTGACTTTCTCCTTCTCCTTTACTGGTGCTGCATAAAAACAGTTAGCACTCTTAAACCAGTATTATTCTTCATATTAAAATCCCAAAATCAAGATGCTTTTTCCCTGAAAATAATGTCCTCATCTGGTGATGTTCACACTTCCGCAAGTTGTTTCCTCCTTTTTCTTAATTAGCAAAGCAGATGATTCCAAAACCTTAGGCATGAAATGCATCTCACATATTCCCTGGGGTGATTCTCTGTCAAACAGACTCAACTTACCAAAATTTCAACACATTTTATGGGGTCTAGCTCCATGCTTAAACTTGAATCAGCAGAATACAATAAGTGTATGCATAATGGTAATGTAAAATATTAGTTAGAGTTGCAACACGAGAAAGAGAAAAGTTCCAAAAGTTAGTTGAGATCTACAAGATACATTTACTGCACGCAGAAAGATGAAAGAGATGGTCCATGTTCCTCCAGACTGAAACATGTTTCTGCAGACGAGGCCTCAGCAGCGGAGTCAAATAAGATATATTCATGTTTCTTACGGCACATCTTGATTTTGTTTTATCCATGAAAATTATATCCAGAAGCTTCAAGAGAAGGGGATCTAACATTCACCAAGAGCACCCAGTCTAACAAGCATACACGACACAATATTACAGTGTGTATAAATTGTACCCTTCGCACCAGAAAAAGGagaataaagaatacaattttacTTGTAAACTGTTCAATTTTCTCTCCTAGTCTCCCATTAACCTTCTGGAAGGACAGTGAAAGTGTAGAGAGAAGTACACAAAATCCAATCAATTATATGACTTGCAAACAcatcttggttttgaaaaagtTATGAGAACTGCTTTAACAGAAGTTGTCGTACTAATGGAAAAAGTCAATCAACCTTCGTAAACATGGGATGCATAAGTCTGACAGAGATCAAGGAAACAGCAAAGGGATTTATAATGCTTTGGCTACTCCACCCACTGACTTAATGTTTAAGTTGGATGCTCAGATTCTTTCACATGATACCAAAGCCAAACTTTGGTGAATCTGTCTTCATAACtgctttctcttttcattttcattttttgtcacTCTGAATTTCACTCTCAACTCACCCCACTGAGCTGTTCTAGACTTCTCTTTATCAATTCAGCCTATCAAGCCACTAACATTGCTCTAAGCCCACTCATTAGCTTATTGAGCCTAATCCATTTCCCTCTACTCCAGGAGTGAGCCTGCTGACCCCTCTCTGTCTACTTTACAAGGAAAAGGCccaaataaaaagagaaaatcaaatCTGTGTACCCTTGAACTGGGTTACACGTGTAAGAGGGTGTTATTGTTAAAGAATATACTTGTCCCTCATAGGTTATATAAGGGTTTCAAAGGGGTTTATAATATCCCGGGCTACTCCACCCATTGCCTATAAGGTTTTGGGTTGGATGCTCAAATTCTTTCACATGCCTAACACTTGAGGACACAACAAGGGACTTATGAAAAGCATTTCTCCAGGAGAGAATTCTTAAGGTTAAATTATTTTCCTTTCATTGATATTCAAGAATTATTTATGCAAGAAAAGATAGAGAAAAGGAGTTTTTTTCCTACGTATAATGCTATAGTGCTTCCTATATATGCACTATCTACTTATTTcagtttaattttaaaaaaagtttgAGATAGGAAAGCGGAAATTGTTAATATCTTAAGTTGCAAAAAAAAAAGGTCAAGACTAGTCCAGATTGTTCAACAAAGGAGTAGAGAATAAGAATGACTAAACATAACATTGAACAAAGCAATACAGGGAGATGACTTCTGTAAACAGTTGAATAGGACCTAAAATAAATGTACTAACATTAATACAACTAATTGGTATCGCCTATATAGATCCCTATTTTTCACTAGATCTGCAAGGATTCCAAGAGATTGTAGATCATTTCTGGCAACTTCCTTCCATGTGATATTAGGTCTACCTCGTCCTGTTTTAACACCTTCGCTCATGGTTTTACACCTAAGCACCGAAGCATCAGAGGCCAATGCAGGATATGACAAACCTAAAGTGACCTCTCATCCTATCCTCAATGTGTGCTACACTGCTACTTGCACCTTTTGCCGCGTATGGTAACTATTTATTTTGtcaatgaaggaaaatatttcatGTAGCTAGAAGCTTACAATAAGGTACAGAGATGACTTATGTAAACAGTTGACATTACAAATGAATATTACAAGCAAGCATAAGGTTCAGAGGATTTCaatccaaaaggaaaaagaaacaaatatcaatgacatgacagtGAATAAGGATACAGTAAACTAGAAAAGCTGTGACCGAGAACCAATCCAATTAGTTAAGCTCTGAAATATCAACAGATAATTAACTTACATTTGCATCTTCTGAGTGAAGATTGAATTGTGGTTCAATGACATTGACCATGAAATGGCGAGTGCCCTCCCCCTCACAGTCTTCAATGTTGGCAAGCTTTGCTGGTAATAGAGATAACGTATTGCGGTGAGGAGTTTAAGTAGTGAGAACGATAACAAAAGATTATGACCCATATCTCAAATATTATACAAACATTTATATAGATCACAAGCAAATGCAGCCATGTCAAGCTGCTACAATTAATCGATTGTCAAAAAAGAGGGCTAGTCCAGAAGGTAGATTGGATATGCCAAATATGCGAACTAGAAATATTGACTTTTAGTGCTTATGTATTAGATCATAAAGTAAACTCCTTATGTATAATAACTAACAACTATCCAAGATGCAGCGTTTTTAGAACTATGCTACATTTCACTAATTCTttctttaattattgttattttattttttttggcttTGAAGTTTCACTAATTCTCAAAGAAGAATACACATATCTAATGCTCTAAGTCAAGATAGAGAGTCAAGGTCCAATTAGAGCTTACCAGCGGAACTGGATGGAAGAGTTTCTACTTTAACTTCACTTGATGGAGGTGATTCTACTTGTGCTTTTGATGGCCTCGCGTGTTGTGGAGAAGAGGAGCTTGCACAATGACTAACTGGAGACTTCTGGATATCATCTTGAGGTAATTCAGTTCTATCAATTACCTCACTATCCTCCAGCAACTTTCTTTGGGCATATTGCCTAGAAGGAGATGGTTTTGGAGATTCAAAAGCCTTAGATATTCCACCTACCCAAGACCAAACTGCATCTCTATTCTCAAGTGTCCACAAAAGCTTTAGACCATAGACAAAGATTCGCTGACAATTATCAGCGATCACTACATTATATCCATCATCGTCACTTGGGTCAGATCTTGTATGGTCATCACTTTCACTCCCATTTTCAAACTCAGATCTCACATATGTCATCTCCAGATTTCTCCTACCAGCTTCTTGCCACGCCAACAACCTATCTGGGTCAGCTTTTGGGGCTTGCCTTCTGATTGTAAAATACTCAGATGATAAAAGAAACCCATCATCACGCTGTCTCTCCATGCTGCTGCTCACACTGCTAGTTTTATCGTTAGAAGACCTTTCTGTTGATGCAGATTGTGATGTTTTCCTAGTCATTTTAACTACTTTTGCAACACTGCTATCATCATCTCTATTTATAAATGCCTTAGGCATGTGGAGGTCAAGACCCTGGTACACAAGATCAAGAGTGTCACGCTTGCTCTCAAAGGTGTATTTTTGCTTTCCTCGGCCATAATAAAGTTCATATTTTAATTTAGTCATAGAAAATGTCAGCCCCTTTGCTGGGTCATCATCGTCTAAAGGCATATGCCTTATGCATGCTGGTGTGGCATCAACTCTGAACATAAATTCTGTCATCACCTTGTCTAATGAAAGATTGCCAGATCTAGGAACTCTCGGTATTCCAAAACGTGGCCACCTAGAAAAAGACCGCAATTTGTGAGGCGGATTATAATTTAAGCTCCAGAATTTCAGTATCCATGCCAAATCATGAGGACCAAGTTTTAGTGTTGGAGAAACTGACAAGCTATCTGGCTTCGTTGCACCACAACCAGCTGCATCCAAGGCACCCTGATCACCCACTGCACATAAGCTTGACTGATTATCATGACTGGGAAGAGAGGGCCTAAGCAACAAATTCCACCGTAGTGACAGAGAAGTTGATCTAAATGGATCATAAACTTTTTCACGAGGCACTCCTTCACTGGGAAATGCAAATAAATAATGGTTTAGAGGGTTTCCAGAATCACATTCCCACTCCATTATCACTTCAAGACTAAAGGCCGGGGCCTCTATGAAAGTACAGGAAAAGCCAGATGGACGCTTTAAGTTGGAGTTCTTCAACAAGCTATCCAAGCTGCTCACTAGAATCTTGAACTTCTTTGCAAAACAATAAACGCGGCCATCTGACTGCTGGAGTTCCATATACCCAGATCTTATCTGAAGCTTGTCAGACTTTTCATAAGGATCAGTACTGGCAAGAATATTCCATTGGGACTCAGAAAAATATAAGGAGGTGTTTCCATGAATGTAGTTTCTCATTTCATCCCACCATGGCAAGCTCTTTTCCTTTTTCGGCTGCGGAGGATCTGGACTTGGATTTCTGATGCTCAAATTGGCCCTACGCAGCGCCACTGTAAAAGCATAGCTAATATCAGCAAGAGCTGGTTCGAAACCAACTCCATAGGAAATTTCTGCTTTCTGAAAATGTAAGGGCAAATCAGAGTATGTTTTCATTGGTGGTGTTGTCCCACTAGCAGAACGGAGCAAATGGACCTTCCTCCATCTCCCAATGTACACATTTTGGTGGATTTGAGGCTGAAAACATGTTGCCTGCACGCAACATGGATAAAAAGGTTGATTTTGTGTTAACAAGTCTGTCGTCAAAATTCAAAACATTCTAAAACAAACTAATATACTTCTCAAGAATAAAATACTGTAGAATGAGGAATATAATATAGCTTGCCACTTTAACACGATACTCCAATGCAAAGAAGCAAAGTTAAACATAATGCTATCTCCAATAAAGTCTTGCTGCCAATGCTAACTTGCACAAGGTAGCATTTCAGTCACTTGATTGTAGAATAGGAAGAAAAGATTGGAAACAATGGAAAAACTTGAAAGTTCCCTCGAGTATGGAGTTTGGCTAGGAAATTGTAGTGATTACATTTACAACTTTGTTAAGCAACTGATTCTAGAAAACATTACATCCCTAACCTGTACATAATTATGACAATCAAATCGAATTGAATCAAACCACACCTGATCAATCTAGATCAACTCAAAATAATCATATTCAAACAATCCGAGGCAAAAAATTACTGAAAGTTTCAGGAGTTTTTAAAAACTAGAGATAACAGAGCTTTGAGTTGTgtagggagaatgggaaactagGAAGATACGGATGTCTGCTTTGGTACTGGAGGAGATGAAACCAAGGTGATACTGTTCAGTCATGAATTTTTTGAATTGAAGGTGGTATCGACAATGGAATGAGTATGGCCGAGAGGTGAGTCAGTGGAGATAAAATGGAAAATGTGGCTATTTTCTTGTGAATGGAAGGAGCTATTGAGCAAATTTTTACGCAGTCAGGCATGAAAGGAGGTTTGGTGCAGTGTGGCGAAGCGGAGGAGAAGTGGAGGGATTTTATGATGAATGGGACGTCTGTAAGTGGGTGTCAATGGTGGAGACAGCTGGTCGAAGAAGGGTCTCCTGGCGGCTGTGCATGCAGGAGGTAATGCGATGGTTTAGGATTTATGATTTAGAAGTTGGGAAAAGATCCAAATTTGCGCATAAACTATGCGAAATGGCCTAGATTTTCCCCTAAACTATGGGTTAATGGTGATTAGTCATAATAATTGACCATTATTCAACAAGGGTAAATCTAGCCCATTTTTGCAACTGCAATGGTAGATCTCACCTCAACTATTAACGAAGGCAAATTTGAACCTTTtcccaaattaaaaattaaaaattaaaaaagaattgTTTGAATTGATCCATATCTTAGCATTGGTAATTCAGTGGGTCTTATTACAAGATACTAGATGGTGCATCTACCTGCTTCTTTTTTATGATGGGCGCCAATTTGGCTGTCACATCCTTCAGAAAGAAATCATTTGTATAGGTTTCACATAATTGCAAATAGTTCTTGTGGAAATATTTTCGCCAAAAGATTTGTTTAATAGTTTAAAGATGAAGAAAACAGGAAAAGAGCAACGATCAGACCTGCTGAGCTAATATAACACGTCCTTCACATCTGCCAGAAGTTGCAGCAAATAGTGGGCACGTGTAATTTCTTATCTGAACAGCAAGGGAACCCGTCTGCAAATTGATATTACTACCATATAATCGTGAAAATGGGATGCTATGTGCACGGCATACTGGATCAAGCTTTTGCAGAATCTCTATCATCCCGAAATCACCTCCTTCAATTCTTGTCAAACTTACATCCAGCTCTGTAGCAGAAATTGAAAAGAGAGAACTTCTGGCAGTGCTAGGCTTGAAACCCCCTTGAAACCCTTCACTACAGGCTCCAGATCCTTCCGATTGCACAAGATTTTGGCATGCCTGGTAGTATGACCGGAATGACTGCTTATAGATCTCCTCTCGCAGTTTCTGAATGGCTGAAGCGTCATCCACGTCAATGTCTTCTCCATTGAAGTGGATCTTACCATCTTCAAGAGAATCATTTTTCTCCGCAACACCAAGAGATTTGGTACCTTTCGCAATAAGCTCATCAATAAAGTTTAATCTGACAGCTAATTCACAAGCCTCCTTCTTCAACAACTGATAATGTTCATCAAGCCATCCCTGTATTGGTTGTTCTTCAATATCAGCAGTGAGTTTCTTTATGCAAAATCGAACTCGTCCAATTTTtgatgcgctagttgctttagctTTTGGTTTCTCTTCCTTATTGGGAAACAAAAGTTTAGTTTTTGCAGCAGTAACAAGCTTTAAAGCTCGAAGCATTTCCTCAACAGAATCATCGATGGCCCGCAATTCCAACCTGTATGGCATGCATATGTGGACATCAAGGGCTTGAATGACCCAATCCCATGCTGTGCCTATCTCGTGTTTTGCAGTTGATGCACTTCCAGAGGCCTTTGGAATGCGAGAGACTTGCATTCTACTGCTTCTAAACACTCTTGCATTATTAAAGTTGAGCATTAACCCTTCAAGAAGCACACCTATCCGAGCATTTTCGGAAAAGATTGACTGCACCTGGACAGTTGTCTCAACACCATCTCCAACTTCTGCAGCTATATGAAGCATTTCCACATCAATAGCAAAGATGGATTCTCTTTTCTTGTGTTTCTCCAATGGTACTGACTCCATTGAAGTCTCAGTGCCCTGCCCATTATCTTTACGGTCACCTTTAGCAAGTTCCTGAAGCTTCTGATTGTGCAGAAGTAATTTCAAGTGCAGCCCAAGTTCAACCAAAGCTATATGTACATCAGGCTCCCATCTGACCGATATATCAGTGGCGCTAAAGAGTGAGCACACTGCAATCTCTTTAAGACCACCAGATCGCCTCACAAACTTTGCATTCTGCATGTCAAGCAATGTAACTCTTGCTCCATGGAGGTTACTGTCTTCCAAATGTTCTTGATAGATTGATCTGGCTCTTTCAAGCTCCATTTGTGTAGATTTTTTCTCCTTGTTCATGGATAGACTTAGGTGGAAAATATCAAGGGACACAGAATACTTGAGTTTTTTAAGCTCAACTGGAGCCGTAGATCTTATAGTTGCAGTGCGGGGTGTACCATCAGCTGAAACACTAATTACAATTCGACCTCCCTGAGATCCATAGTTGGCACGTTTGTAATCAGGAACAACAGAATTTTCCAAACCCACTTCTCCACAAACATTTAAAGAACATCTTTCTAGATTGAATTTGATGAGTTGAATCCCTTTCCCAGATGGCTTGGACGATTT is a genomic window of Nicotiana tabacum cultivar K326 chromosome 16, ASM71507v2, whole genome shotgun sequence containing:
- the LOC107822498 gene encoding protein SABRE isoform X1; amino-acid sequence: MDASPAKFLFGFLFASIILWSIFVFASSMLAWILSRAMGASVSFRVGGWKCLRDVVVKFNKGAVESVSIGEIRLSIRQSLVKLGVGFMSRDPKLQVLICDLEVVMRAPSKISKKARSRKSRKSGRGKWMVVANMARFLSVSVTELVVKTPKATVEVKELTLDLSKDGGSKPELFVKLLLAPIFVHFGESRVSYDQSSMHGGSLPSNHTLLGMTERVSAPFSCEEFSITCEFGHDREAGVVVRNMDIATGDVSINLNEELLLKRKGEDAFSSTDVAEKAVNESGTAVKAVKKPANLAVMKYASMFPEKLSFVLPKLDMKFVHREVGLMVENNIMGIQLKGTKTRSFEDVGESTRVDVQMEFSEIHLLKDGGISVVEILKLDVVSSVYIPLQPASPIRSEVDVKLGGTQCNLVITRLHPWMQLHALRKRKMVLRGESSTREKSHSSDHKAFMWTSTISAPEMTVVLYDLDGSPLYHGCSQSSHVFANNISSTGTVVHMELGEFNLNMSDEYRECLKESLFGVETNMGSLIYIAKISLDWGKKDMDSPEDCLKNKTVLSVDVTGMGVHLTFQRIGSLMSTALSFKRLLKSLSGSGKKPHNQVTKSSKPSGKGIQLIKFNLERCSLNVCGEVGLENSVVPDYKRANYGSQGGRIVISVSADGTPRTATIRSTAPVELKKLKYSVSLDIFHLSLSMNKEKKSTQMELERARSIYQEHLEDSNLHGARVTLLDMQNAKFVRRSGGLKEIAVCSLFSATDISVRWEPDVHIALVELGLHLKLLLHNQKLQELAKGDRKDNGQGTETSMESVPLEKHKKRESIFAIDVEMLHIAAEVGDGVETTVQVQSIFSENARIGVLLEGLMLNFNNARVFRSSRMQVSRIPKASGSASTAKHEIGTAWDWVIQALDVHICMPYRLELRAIDDSVEEMLRALKLVTAAKTKLLFPNKEEKPKAKATSASKIGRVRFCIKKLTADIEEQPIQGWLDEHYQLLKKEACELAVRLNFIDELIAKGTKSLGVAEKNDSLEDGKIHFNGEDIDVDDASAIQKLREEIYKQSFRSYYQACQNLVQSEGSGACSEGFQGGFKPSTARSSLFSISATELDVSLTRIEGGDFGMIEILQKLDPVCRAHSIPFSRLYGSNINLQTGSLAVQIRNYTCPLFAATSGRCEGRVILAQQATCFQPQIHQNVYIGRWRKVHLLRSASGTTPPMKTYSDLPLHFQKAEISYGVGFEPALADISYAFTVALRRANLSIRNPSPDPPQPKKEKSLPWWDEMRNYIHGNTSLYFSESQWNILASTDPYEKSDKLQIRSGYMELQQSDGRVYCFAKKFKILVSSLDSLLKNSNLKRPSGFSCTFIEAPAFSLEVIMEWECDSGNPLNHYLFAFPSEGVPREKVYDPFRSTSLSLRWNLLLRPSLPSHDNQSSLCAVGDQGALDAAGCGATKPDSLSVSPTLKLGPHDLAWILKFWSLNYNPPHKLRSFSRWPRFGIPRVPRSGNLSLDKVMTEFMFRVDATPACIRHMPLDDDDPAKGLTFSMTKLKYELYYGRGKQKYTFESKRDTLDLVYQGLDLHMPKAFINRDDDSSVAKVVKMTRKTSQSASTERSSNDKTSSVSSSMERQRDDGFLLSSEYFTIRRQAPKADPDRLLAWQEAGRRNLEMTYVRSEFENGSESDDHTRSDPSDDDGYNVVIADNCQRIFVYGLKLLWTLENRDAVWSWVGGISKAFESPKPSPSRQYAQRKLLEDSEVIDRTELPQDDIQKSPVSHCASSSSPQHARPSKAQVESPPSSEVKVETLPSSSAAKLANIEDCEGEGTRHFMVNVIEPQFNLHSEDANGRFLLAAVSGRVLARSFHSVLSIGYEVIEQALGGGNVQIRESQPEMTWNRMEYSVMLEHVQAHVAPTDVDPGAGLQWLPKIRRSSPKVKRTGALLERVFMPCDMYFRYTRHKGATADLKVKPLKELSFNSHNITATMTSRQFQVMLDVLTNLLFARLPKPRKVSLSYPAGDDEDVEEEADEVVPDGVEEVELARVNLEQKERAQKLIQDDIRKLSLYNDASVDRNPVKEGDLWIISGGRSILVQRLKKELLNAQKSRKVASASLRMALQKAAQLRLMEKEKNKSPSCAMRISLQINKVVWSMLVDGRSFAEAEINDMIYDFDRDYKDVGVAKFTTKYFVVRNCLPNAKSDMLLSAWNPPTEWGKKVMLRVDAKQGAPKDGNYPLELFQVEIYPLKIHLTETMYRMMWEYFFPEEEQDSQRRQEVWKFSTTAGSRRAKKGSSIQEAPVSSNHLTKDPQVCAKSSNSALPVTSASQFPSSGDSSQVSKLQNLKANIVCGSTPELRRTSSFDRTWEENVAESVTDELMLQMHSSSVTSSTSEPFAGIEQPDEGNRNKSKESKLIKSGRSSHEEKKVGKAQDEKKSRPRRMREFHNIKISQVELLVTYEGSRFAVSDLRLLMDTFHRVEFTGTWRRLFSRVKKHIIWGVLKSVTGMQDKKFKDKAHNQREAGAAGVPDIDLNLSDSDGGSAGKSEQNPLSWPKRPPEGAGDGFVTSIKGLFNSQRRKAKAFVLWTMRGEAENEIPGDWSESEAEFSPFARQLTITKAKKLIRRHTKKFRSRGPKGLSSQQRESLPSSPREITPFESDSSSESSPYEDFHE